A DNA window from Salarias fasciatus chromosome 23 unlocalized genomic scaffold, fSalaFa1.1 super_scaffold_20, whole genome shotgun sequence contains the following coding sequences:
- the mrps9 gene encoding small ribosomal subunit protein uS9m translates to MAASCVRSLGLVLGKCGTYSSGINTFGSQLNRQICVSAGLRRKNLAAAGPEKFTMEFIQKQAEEFDIGKRHLANMMGEDPDNFTQDDIDRSIAYLFPSGLFDKKARPLMKHPDEIFPKQRAVQWGPDGRPFHFLFYTGKQSYYSLMHELYSKILNIEKHQDRMRAKGVFSPDAKLISPGMSRWLTKEELEAVLVEAISPHDYDRLIQLMERLLAAPYGAAEGEFVMRYRRQLEAQSAQQVAPALERDERGVAYSEADGRRKTSTSTVVLRDCGSGRITVNGRDYVHAFPVLQDREQLMFPLQFLGMLGRFDLECTVSGGGRSSQAGALRLAISRALLSFGSESDREAMRQAGLLTADPRLRERKKPGQEGARRKFTWKKR, encoded by the exons ATGGCGGCGTCCTGTGTGCGCTCACTGGGCTTGGTTCTGGGGAAATGTGGGACTTACAGCTCTGGAATAAACACATTCGGGTCTCAGCTGAACCGCCAG ATCTGTGTGAGCGCTGGCCTCCGCAGGAAGAACCTGGCGGCCGCAGGGCCGGAGAAGTTCACCATGGAGTTCATCCAGAAGCAGGCGGAGGAGTTTGACATCGGGAAGAGACACTTGGCCAACATGATGGGGGAGGACCCGGACAACTTCACCCAGGATGATATCGAT AGGAGCATCGCCTACCTCTTCCCTTCCGGCCTGTTTGATAAGAAAGCTCGGCCCCTCATGAAG CATCCAGATGAGATCTTCCCCAAGCAGAGAG CTGTGCAGTGGGGTCCAGACGGACGGccgttccacttcctgttctacACCGGCAAGCAGTCCTACTACTCCTTAATGCAC GAGCTTTACAGTAAAATCCTGAACATCGAGAAGCACCAAGACCGAATGAGGGCCAAGGGAGTTTTCTCCCCGGACGCCAAGCTGAT CTCTCCCGGGATGAGCAGGTGGCTCAccaaggaggagctggaggcggtGCTGGTGGAGGCCATCTCTCCTCACGAC TACGACCGGCTCATCCAGCTGATGGAGCGCCTGCTGGCCGCGCCGTACGGCGCCGCCGAGGGGGAGTTCGTGATGCGGTACCGCCGCCAGCTGGAGGCGCAGTCCgcccagcaggtggcgccggCGCTGGAGAGGGACGAGAGGGGCGTGGCCTACAGCGAGGCGGACG GGCGGAGGAAGACGTCGACCTCCACAGTCGTCCTCCGGGACTGCGGCTCTGGACGCATCACCGTCAACGGCCGGGACTACGTGCACGCCTTCCCCGTGCTGCAGGACAG ggaGCAGCTCATGTTCCCGCTGCAGTTCCTCGGCATGCTGGGACGCTTCGACCTGGAGTGCAccgtcagcggcggcggccggtcCAGCCAGGCGGGGGCGCTGCGGCTCGCCATCTCGCGGGCGCTGCTCAGCTTCGGGTCGGAGAGCGACCGGGAGGCCATGAGACAAG CCGGTCTGCTGACTGCCGATCCCAGACTGAGGGAGAGGAAGAAGCCTGGCCAGGAAGGAGCCCGACGCAAATTCACCTGGAAGAAACGCTGA
- the osbpl11 gene encoding oxysterol-binding protein-related protein 11, which translates to MMQGETAAIRITDGEAKLEVFPQNRTPSSGRASAKGWQYSDHMENIDGYLMKYTNLVTGWQYRFFVLNNEAGLLEYFVNEQSRPQKPRGMLPLAGAVISPSDEDSHTFTVNAISGEQYKLRATDAKERQHWVSRLQICTQHHTEAMGKSNPPPKSRSYSMASQGSGSSPMSLRRTSQNPASLFGWSQLHKGSSLYSSKRSLLPDHLMDAREMMSQAQGQHRDLIQNIEGLPAAPGLSPLDQDLLMLKATSMATMNCLNECLHILHLQQVARQRGSLGGPTIEWLEPKLPDILKNGSSSLGSFAGAEGPLEGGRLELSSPESGSFPGEQEDIDAEDELEDSFSDKEEDLGAVEEERSVILHLLSQLKLGMDLTRVVLPTFILEKRSLLEMYADFMSHPDLFVTITDGSSPEDRMVRFVEYYLTSFHEGRKGAIAKKPYNPIIGETFHCSWKVSKEPPQGDPDPPAPAAAAAQDFYQVRFVAEQVSHHPPVSGFYAECPERRMCVNTHVWTKSKFMGMSIGVSMVGEGCLYLLEHDEEYTFTLPCAYARSILTVPWVELGGKVTINCAKSGYSAVITFQTKPFYGGKLHKVTAEVKHNATNAVVCRVQGEWNGALEFSYTNGETKVVDVTKLPVTRKCVRPVEKQGPTESRRLWQHVTESLRQKDIDKATEHKRILEERQRTEERHRVETETAWRTRYFDRDGEGWVYHKPLWKSSAVKS; encoded by the exons ATGATGCAGGGAGAAACCGCAGCGATCCGGATCACCGACGGCGAGGCCAAGCTGGAGGTCTTCCCCCAGAACCGGACCCCCAGCTCGGGGAGGGCCAGCGCCAAAGGCTGGCAgtacag TGACCACATGGAAAACATCGATGGATACTTGATGAAATACACGAACCTGGTGACGGGCTGGCAGTACAG gttcTTCGTGCTGAACAACGAGGCCGGTCTGCTGGAGTACTTTGTGAACGAGCAGTCGAGGCCTCAGAAGCCGCGCGGCATGCTGCCGCTGGCGGGCGCCGTCATCTCGCCCAGCGACGAGGACTCACACACTTTCACTGTCAACGCCATCAGTGGGGAGCAGTACAAGCTCCGGG CCACGGACGCCAAAGAGCGGCAGCACTGGGTCAGCCGGCTGCAGATCTGCACGCAGCACCACACTGAGGCCATGGGCAAG AGTAACCCGCCGCCAAAGTCCCGCAGCTACTCCATGGCGTCCCAGGGCAGCGGCAGCTCGCCCATGAGCCTGCGGCGGACCAGCCAGAACCCCGCCTCCCTGTTCGGCTGGTCGCAGCTCCACAAGGGCTCCTCGCTCTACTCCAGCAAGAGGTCGCTGCTGCCGGACCACCTGATGGACGCCCGAGAG ATGATGAGCCAGGCCCAGGGCCAGCACCGGGACCTGATCCAGAACATCGAGGGCCTGCCCGCCGCCCCCGGCCTGTCccccctggaccaggacctgctgatGCTCAAAGCCACGTCGATGGCCACCATGAACTGCCTGAACGAATGCCTGCACATCCtgcacctgcagcaggtggcccGGCAGAGGGGCTCGCTGGGAG GCCCCACCATCGAGTGGCTGGAGCCCAAACTGCCCGACATCCTGAAGAACGGCAGCAGCTCGCTGGGCAGCTTCGCCGGCGCCGAGGGCCCGCTGGAGGGGGGCCGCCTGGAGCTCAGCAGCCCCGAGTCCGGCAGCTTCCCCGGG gagcaggaggacatCGACGCcgaggacgagctggaggaCTCCTTCTCGGATAAGGAGGAGGACCTgggagcggtggaggaggagcgcagCGTCATCCTACACCTCCTGTCACAGCTCAAGCTGGGCATGGACCTCACACGG GTGGTCCTTCCCACCTTCATCCTGGAGAAGCGCTCTCTGCTGGAGATGTACGCCGACTTCATGTCCCACCCGGACCTCTTTGTGACGATCACGGACGGGAGCAGCCCTGAGGACCGCATGGTCCGCTTCGTGGAGTACTACCTCACCTCCTTTCACGAGGGCCGCAAGGGCGCCATCGCCAAGAAGCCCTACAACCCCATCATCGGCGAGACCTTCCACTGCTCCTGGAAGGTCTCCAAGGAGCCCCCCCAGGGGGACCCggacccccccgcccccgccgccgccgccgcccaggaCTTCTACCAAGTGCGCTTCGTGGCCGAGCAGGTGTCCCACCACCCGCCCGTGTCCGGCTTCTACGCCGAGTGTCCGGAGCGACGGATGTGCGTGAACACGCACGTGTGGACCAAGAGCAAGTTCATGGGGATGTCCATCGGAGTGTCCATGGTGGGCGAAG GCTGTCTGTATCTGCTGGAGCACGACGAGGAGTACACCTTCACGCTGCCCTGTGCCTACGCCCGCTCCATCCTCACCGTCCCCTGGGTCGAGCTGGGCGGCAAAGTCACCATCAACTGCGCCAAGTCGGGCTACTCGGCGGTCATCACGTTCCAGACCAAGCCTTTCTACGGCGGAAAGTTACACAA GGTGACGGCGGAGGTGAAGCACAACGCCACCAACGCGGTGGTGTGCCGCGTGCAGGGCGAGTGGAACGGCGCGTTGGAGTTCAGCTACACCAACGGAGAAACCAAAGTGGTGGACGTCACCAAGCTGCCCGTCACCAGGAAGTGCGTCCGGCCAGTCGAGAAGCAGGGACCCACGGAGTCCAG gcGCCTGTGGCAGCACGTGACCGAGTCCCTGCGGCAGAAGGACATCGACAAAGCCACCGAGCACAAGCGCATCCTGGAGGAGAGGCAGCGGACGGAGGAGAGGCACCGCGTGGAGACCGAGACGGCGTGGAGGACCAGATACTTCGACAGAGAC GGTGAAGGCTGGGTGTACCACAAGCCTCTATGGAAGAGCTCTGCCGTCAAGTCCTAG